CCTAGGTGCCCGGAAAGCGCGGATGCACCGCCCGTCGCGTGTCGCGACGAACGGTGCATCCGTGAAGCCGAGCTGTGGTCAGCGCTCGCGCGTGCCAGCGATGAAGGCCTCGAGAGCCGCACGGCCCTCCTGGTCCTCCATCTGCACGGGCGGGGACTTCATGAAGTAGGTCGCAGCCGAGAGGATCGGGCCACCGATGCCACGGTCCTTGGCGATCTTCGCCGCGCGGAGCGCGTCGATGATGATGCCGGCCGAGTTGGGGGAGTCCCAGACCTCGAGCTTGTACTCGAGGTTCAGGGGAACCTCACCGAACGCGCGACCCTCGAGGCGGACGTACGCCCACTTGCGGTCGTCGAGCCAGGCGACGTAGTCCGACGGGCCGATGTGGACGTTGCGGTCCTCCTTCTTGCCCGCGAGGGGGCCGTCGTGGAGGTTCGACGTCACGGCCTGCGTCTTCGACAGCTTCTTGGACTCCAGGCGCTCACGCTCGAGCATGTTCTTGAAGTCCATGTTGCCGCCGACGTTCAGCTGGTACGTGCGGTCCAGGATGACGCCGCGGTCCTCGAAGAGACGGGCGAGCACGCGGTGCGTGATGGTCGCGCCGACCTGCGACTTGATGTCGTCGCCGACGATCGGGACACCAGCAGCCTCGAACTTCGCGGCCCACTCGGGGTCGGACGCGATGAAGACCGGGAGGGCGTTGACGAACGCGACGCCCGCGTCGATCGCGCACTGCGCGTAGTACTTGGCCGCGACCTCGGAACCGACGGGCAGGTAGCAGATCAGGACGTCGACCTTCGCGTCCTTGAGCGCCTGGACGACGTCGACGGGCTCCGCCGTCGACTCCTCGATGGTCTCGGAGTAGTACTTGCCGAGTCCGTCGTTCGTGACACCACGCTGGACGGTCACGCCGAGCGGCGGGACGTCAGCGATCTTGATGGTGTTGTTCTCGGACGCGACGATCGCCTCGGACAGGTCGAAGCCGACCTTCTTCGCGTCGACGTCGAACGCCGCGACGAACTCGATGTCCGAGATGTGGTAGTCGCCCATCTTGACGTGCATGAGTCCGGGCACGGTCGAGTCAGCGGGGGTGTTGCGGTAGTAGTGCACACCCTGGACCAGCGACGCGGCACAGTTGCCGACGCCGACGATCCCGACGCGGATGGAGGTCATCCTCGCTCCTTGTGGTCAGTGCCGGGACGCTTGTCGTCCTCGGCGGTTGTTTCGTTGGTGGCGGCTACGGTGCGCGTCGAACGCCCCGGGGCCGTCGATCTGGCACGGGCGCGGCCACGGCCACGCTCGGTGTCGATGAGCTCGTCGAGCCAGCGAACCTCGTGCTCGACCTGCTCGAGACCGTGCCGCTGAAGCTCGAGCGTGTACTCGTCGAGCCTCTCCCGGGTGCGAGCCGCACCCTCCCGGACGTTCTCGAGCCTCTCGGCGAGGCGGGTCCGCCGCCCCTCGAGGATGCGCAGGCGAGTTTCGGCGTCGGTCTGCCCGAAGAAGGCGAACCGGACGTCGAAGCTCTCGTCCTCCCAGGCCGAAGGCCCCGACGACGCGAGGACGGTCTGGAGGCGCTCCTTGCCCTCGGCAGTGAGCTCGTACGCGATGCGTGCCCGCTTGCCCGAGAGCGCGTGCGGCGGTGCGCCCGAACCCTCCGTGCCAGCGATCAGCCCACGTGCCTGCATCGACTTCAGGCACGGGTACAGAGACCCGTACGACAGCGCCCGGAACGAGCCGAGCAGGACGTTGAGCCGCTTGCGCAGCTCGTACCCGTGCATCGGGGCTTCGTTGAGGAGGCCGAGGATGGCGGTCTCGAGGACCTCGGAACGTGCACGCACGACCTGCCCCCATCCCGCTCATGTCTGATGTCGATGTATCGGATCGATACATCGCCAGGCTAGGACCGTCGACCCGGACATGCAAGCACCGGACCCCCCGCCAGCGCGCGCAACTGTGAAGTTTCCGCACAGGCCTCGGGTCCGGCGAGCGAAAACACTGGGCTGAAGCATGCTTGATTCCCAGATGCCGCCGATGAGCGGCTTAGGGTTCAAGTCGTCGTCCAGTCAGCAGAAGGGTGTGTCGTGGGTTCATCCACGAAGC
This genomic window from Flavimobilis soli contains:
- a CDS encoding inositol-3-phosphate synthase, with amino-acid sequence MTSIRVGIVGVGNCAASLVQGVHYYRNTPADSTVPGLMHVKMGDYHISDIEFVAAFDVDAKKVGFDLSEAIVASENNTIKIADVPPLGVTVQRGVTNDGLGKYYSETIEESTAEPVDVVQALKDAKVDVLICYLPVGSEVAAKYYAQCAIDAGVAFVNALPVFIASDPEWAAKFEAAGVPIVGDDIKSQVGATITHRVLARLFEDRGVILDRTYQLNVGGNMDFKNMLERERLESKKLSKTQAVTSNLHDGPLAGKKEDRNVHIGPSDYVAWLDDRKWAYVRLEGRAFGEVPLNLEYKLEVWDSPNSAGIIIDALRAAKIAKDRGIGGPILSAATYFMKSPPVQMEDQEGRAALEAFIAGTRER
- a CDS encoding PadR family transcriptional regulator; translated protein: MRARSEVLETAILGLLNEAPMHGYELRKRLNVLLGSFRALSYGSLYPCLKSMQARGLIAGTEGSGAPPHALSGKRARIAYELTAEGKERLQTVLASSGPSAWEDESFDVRFAFFGQTDAETRLRILEGRRTRLAERLENVREGAARTRERLDEYTLELQRHGLEQVEHEVRWLDELIDTERGRGRARARSTAPGRSTRTVAATNETTAEDDKRPGTDHKERG